A region of Flocculibacter collagenilyticus DNA encodes the following proteins:
- the rpiA gene encoding ribose-5-phosphate isomerase RpiA, translating into MTQDEMKKAAAWAALEYVEDDSIVGVGTGSTVNHFIDALGTIKDKIAGAVSSSEASTEKLKALGIEVFDLNSVSDLSIYVDGADEINPNNEMIKGGGAALTREKIVAAVAKKFICIVDQSKEVDVLGNFPLPVEVIPMARSYVARQIVKLEGDPVYREGVVTDNGNVILDVHNMSIHRTLHLETELNNVVGVVCNGLFAHRRADVVIVGTPNGPQTRS; encoded by the coding sequence ATGACGCAAGATGAAATGAAAAAAGCAGCAGCTTGGGCAGCATTAGAATATGTAGAAGACGACAGCATTGTTGGTGTAGGTACTGGTTCCACCGTTAATCATTTTATCGATGCGTTAGGCACCATTAAAGACAAAATAGCGGGCGCTGTTTCAAGCTCTGAAGCTTCAACTGAAAAATTGAAAGCCCTTGGTATAGAAGTTTTTGATTTAAATAGCGTGTCAGATCTCTCTATTTATGTGGACGGTGCAGACGAAATAAACCCAAATAATGAAATGATAAAAGGCGGCGGAGCTGCACTAACACGAGAAAAAATTGTTGCCGCCGTAGCTAAAAAGTTTATTTGTATTGTTGATCAAAGCAAAGAAGTTGACGTATTAGGTAACTTTCCTCTTCCTGTGGAAGTTATTCCAATGGCGCGCAGTTATGTTGCGCGTCAAATCGTTAAACTTGAAGGCGACCCAGTATACCGTGAAGGCGTAGTCACTGATAACGGTAATGTTATTTTAGACGTGCATAATATGTCGATTCATCGCACGCTTCACCTTGAAACCGAATTAAACAACGTTGTTGGCGTTGTATGCAATGGTTTGTTTGCGCACCGTAGAGCAGACGTGGTGATTGTTGGTACACCAAATGGGCCTCAAACACGCTCATAA
- a CDS encoding chemotaxis protein produces MDLVNFKVGNKYVAFDILDILLTERYNSDLTNIPSPDNSFLGVKDFMDIPTPVFDLGIIMNNCSTKETNEALFEKFRSFEHEHIDWLNALENSIKNDLPFNHAINPKQTEFMKWKDSFDVDNEDLQSILERFEEPFQNLFAVLTPALNHKKNVEIQPALDDINRVRATYATQINRLFDSAKEQVEQSYKPIIVFTTKDGRTPYIGLLVDKVEDSVTINNNEIKSLNELMNTGFELNEVTKKMLRGMVKIGNAHSLIINPTAIFRPEIAESA; encoded by the coding sequence ATGGACTTAGTAAACTTCAAAGTAGGCAATAAATACGTTGCGTTTGATATTCTCGATATTCTGTTAACCGAACGATATAACAGCGACCTTACTAATATTCCTTCTCCTGATAACAGCTTTTTGGGAGTGAAAGATTTCATGGATATTCCTACTCCGGTATTCGATTTAGGAATTATTATGAATAACTGCTCGACTAAAGAAACAAATGAAGCACTATTTGAAAAATTCCGTTCGTTCGAACACGAACATATTGATTGGTTAAACGCGCTAGAAAACTCAATTAAAAACGACCTGCCCTTTAATCATGCTATTAACCCGAAACAAACAGAGTTTATGAAATGGAAGGACAGCTTTGACGTTGATAACGAAGACTTACAATCAATTTTAGAGCGCTTTGAAGAACCGTTTCAAAACTTATTTGCAGTATTAACCCCTGCGCTTAATCATAAAAAAAATGTAGAAATACAACCTGCCCTTGATGACATTAACCGTGTAAGAGCCACCTACGCTACTCAAATAAACCGCTTGTTTGACTCAGCCAAAGAGCAGGTGGAACAAAGCTATAAGCCAATTATTGTTTTCACTACTAAAGATGGCAGAACGCCATATATTGGTTTGTTGGTGGATAAAGTGGAAGATAGCGTGACGATTAATAATAACGAAATAAAGTCGCTTAATGAGCTAATGAATACGGGGTTCGAGCTGAACGAAGTCACAAAGAAAATGTTACGTGGTATGGTAAAAATAGGCAATGCCCACAGCCTCATTATTAATCCTACTGCGATTTTCAGGCCTGAAATAGCCGAGTCAGCTTAA
- a CDS encoding 5-formyltetrahydrofolate cyclo-ligase, translating into MIRQDIRKSIRARRQQLSKEAQIQAANQLVEQVNCIDLFTTAKNIAIYTANDGELDTLPLIQALWQQHKHVYLPILHPFSKGHLIFQQYTPTTPMTHNRFGIAEPALDCRYILPIHHFDIIFTPLVAFDQQGNRLGMGGGFYDRTLSALTQVNGTSQNTHVIGLAHDCQEIDHVPTESWDIPISQILTPTRHLIFKNRVIT; encoded by the coding sequence GTGATTAGACAAGATATTAGAAAATCAATTCGCGCTAGGCGACAACAACTATCTAAAGAAGCGCAAATCCAAGCTGCAAACCAGCTTGTTGAGCAAGTAAATTGTATAGATTTGTTTACTACTGCTAAGAATATCGCTATTTACACCGCTAATGATGGTGAGCTAGATACACTCCCTCTTATTCAGGCATTATGGCAACAACATAAGCACGTCTACTTACCCATTCTCCATCCTTTTAGCAAAGGTCATCTGATTTTTCAGCAATATACTCCAACTACACCAATGACCCACAATCGATTTGGTATTGCAGAGCCTGCTCTTGATTGCCGCTATATTCTTCCTATTCATCACTTCGATATTATTTTTACGCCTTTGGTCGCATTCGACCAACAAGGCAACCGTTTAGGAATGGGCGGTGGATTTTATGATAGAACGCTATCAGCATTAACACAGGTAAACGGTACAAGCCAAAACACCCACGTAATTGGTTTAGCACACGACTGCCAAGAAATAGATCATGTTCCAACTGAAAGTTGGGATATACCTATTTCACAAATACTTACACCGACTCGGCATTTAATTTTTAAAAATAGAGTAATTACTTAA
- a CDS encoding TIGR00266 family protein, producing MRCHEIDYDIIGHSMQMVEIELDPAETVIAEAGAMNYMEDGISYEAKMGDGSDVNQGFMSKLFSAGKRMITGESLFMTHFTNQGMGKKRVAFAAPFPGSIVPINMATIGEEITCQKDSFLCAALGTKIDIAFNRKLGSGFFGGEGFILEHLQGDGMAFLHAGGTVIEKELNGETLRLDTGCLVAFTAGIDYDIERVKGLRSMFFGGEGLFMATLRGHGKVWVQSLPFSRLADRILEHAPKAGGSRQGEGSVLGGIGDMIGGD from the coding sequence ATGCGCTGTCATGAAATTGATTACGATATTATTGGCCATTCAATGCAAATGGTAGAAATAGAGCTCGACCCTGCTGAAACGGTTATTGCTGAAGCAGGTGCTATGAACTATATGGAAGATGGCATCAGTTATGAAGCCAAAATGGGAGATGGTTCAGACGTTAACCAAGGCTTTATGAGCAAACTGTTCTCTGCTGGCAAACGTATGATCACCGGCGAATCATTATTTATGACTCATTTTACCAACCAAGGCATGGGTAAGAAACGAGTTGCATTTGCCGCCCCCTTTCCGGGGTCTATCGTCCCAATTAACATGGCTACCATTGGCGAAGAAATCACTTGTCAAAAAGATTCTTTTTTATGTGCAGCATTGGGCACTAAAATAGATATCGCATTTAATCGTAAACTTGGCAGCGGATTTTTTGGCGGCGAAGGTTTTATTTTAGAGCACTTACAAGGCGATGGCATGGCTTTCCTTCATGCTGGTGGCACAGTCATTGAAAAAGAGCTTAACGGTGAAACACTTAGGTTAGACACTGGGTGCTTAGTCGCATTCACGGCAGGCATTGATTACGATATTGAGCGCGTTAAAGGACTCCGAAGCATGTTCTTTGGTGGCGAAGGCTTATTTATGGCCACCCTTCGCGGGCATGGGAAAGTGTGGGTACAAAGCTTACCATTTTCTCGTTTGGCTGACAGAATTCTAGAACACGCACCTAAAGCTGGCGGCAGCCGACAAGGAGAAGGAAGTGTATTAGGTGGTATCGGCGATATGATTGGCGGTGACTAA
- the serA gene encoding phosphoglycerate dehydrogenase — protein sequence MSVISLAKEKIKILLLEGVHHSAIEVIKANGYSNIEYIKTSLPEDELIEKIKDVHFLGIRSRTQITENVIAAAEKLVAVGCFCIGTNQVDLEATQIRGIPVFNAPFSNTRSVAELVLGEILLLFRGIPEKNAMAHRGEWQKSAAGSFEARNKTLGIIGYGHIGTQLGIMAENIGMNVLFYDIETKLPLGNANQLSTMTELLKKSDVITLHVPETPQTKNMIGEAELALMKQGAILINASRGTVIDIDALANALRDKRLSGAAIDVFPVEPKSNTEEFISPLREFDNVILTPHVGGSTQEAQENIGIEVAGKLAKYSDNGSTLSAVNFPEVSLPEQAGRSRILHIHENKPGILTKINEAFTAHGINIAAQYLQTSEHIGYVVIDLDAEKSAIALQELKNIEGTIRARILH from the coding sequence ATGAGCGTTATCTCTCTAGCGAAAGAAAAAATAAAAATACTATTACTTGAAGGCGTTCATCACAGCGCAATTGAAGTAATAAAAGCCAATGGTTACAGCAACATTGAATATATAAAAACCTCTTTACCTGAAGATGAACTGATTGAAAAAATTAAAGATGTTCACTTTCTTGGTATCCGCTCAAGAACTCAAATCACCGAAAATGTGATTGCTGCCGCAGAGAAATTAGTTGCGGTTGGTTGTTTCTGTATCGGCACCAATCAAGTAGATCTCGAGGCCACGCAAATTCGTGGTATTCCCGTATTCAATGCGCCGTTTTCCAATACCCGCTCTGTAGCCGAACTGGTATTAGGCGAAATTTTATTATTGTTTAGAGGCATTCCTGAAAAAAATGCAATGGCACATCGAGGCGAGTGGCAAAAGTCAGCAGCGGGATCATTTGAAGCTCGTAACAAAACGTTAGGTATTATTGGTTATGGCCATATTGGCACTCAGCTTGGCATTATGGCTGAAAATATTGGCATGAACGTGCTGTTTTATGACATTGAAACTAAATTACCACTTGGCAATGCCAACCAACTGTCAACCATGACTGAGCTTTTGAAAAAAAGTGATGTTATTACTCTGCATGTGCCAGAAACGCCGCAAACTAAGAATATGATTGGTGAAGCTGAATTGGCTTTAATGAAGCAAGGTGCAATTCTTATTAATGCATCGCGCGGCACTGTGATTGATATAGACGCATTAGCTAACGCACTGCGCGATAAGCGCCTATCTGGCGCAGCCATTGATGTATTCCCAGTAGAGCCGAAATCAAATACAGAAGAATTTATTTCGCCTTTACGAGAGTTTGATAATGTAATTTTAACACCTCATGTTGGTGGCTCTACCCAAGAAGCACAAGAAAATATTGGTATTGAGGTGGCGGGTAAACTTGCTAAATATAGTGATAATGGCTCCACTTTATCTGCGGTTAATTTCCCAGAAGTATCGTTACCCGAACAAGCAGGCCGTAGTCGCATTCTGCATATTCATGAAAATAAACCAGGCATTCTTACTAAAATTAATGAAGCGTTTACTGCACACGGTATAAACATCGCCGCGCAGTACCTTCAAACCAGTGAACACATTGGTTATGTGGTTATTGATTTAGACGCTGAGAAAAGTGCAATTGCCCTGCAAGAACTGAAAAACATTGAAGGCACAATTCGCGCTCGCATTCTTCACTAA
- a CDS encoding oxidoreductase produces the protein MSQAHSKYPHLFEPLDLGFTQLKNRAMMGSMHLGLEEVPNGFARIAEFYRQRAEGGVGLIVTGGISPNEEGAGFVGAACMQTTKDVENHRLITDAVHQYDCKICMQILHTGRYAYNPKAVAPSAIQAPINQIKPKALSEEEINQQINDFVHSASLAKEAGYDGVEIMGSEGYFINQFIAKRTNHRDDGWGGEYENRTRLAVEIVNQVREAVGEHFIIIFRLSMLDLVEQGSSYEEVVSLGTAIEKAGATIINTGIGWHEARIPTIITKVPRAAFTWVTAKMREALTVPLVTSNRINMPEVAEEVLARGDADMISMARPFLADPHLVNKALAEKSDEINTCIGCNQACLDHVFEGKLTSCLVNPYACHETELTLTQASHSKRVAIIGAGPAGLASAVTAAQRGHSVTLFDSASEIGGQFNIAKRIPGKEEFYETLRYFARQLEIHNIDVKLNTTVNADTFKDNEFDEVIYATGITPRTPEIEGVNHEKVLSYIDVMNGATVGKKVAVIGAGGIGFDICEYLAHEGQSASQHIPTFMNEWGIDMTMQARGGVEGMKPTFSRSARQLYLLQRKTTKVGANLGKTSGWAHKAGLLKRGVQMLAGCEYLKIDDAGLHVNVNGEYQLLDVDNVIICAGQEPNRTLAEQINHPSGHLIGGADVASELDAKRAIKQGTELALAL, from the coding sequence ATGAGCCAAGCACATTCTAAATATCCGCATTTGTTTGAACCGTTAGATCTTGGATTTACACAATTAAAAAACCGAGCCATGATGGGGTCTATGCACTTAGGACTTGAAGAAGTGCCTAATGGCTTTGCCCGTATTGCTGAATTTTACCGACAACGCGCAGAAGGCGGCGTAGGTTTAATTGTAACCGGAGGAATTAGCCCTAATGAGGAAGGCGCTGGCTTTGTAGGCGCGGCGTGTATGCAAACGACTAAAGATGTAGAAAACCATAGATTAATTACTGACGCCGTTCACCAGTACGACTGCAAAATTTGTATGCAAATACTTCATACCGGACGTTACGCATACAACCCTAAAGCAGTCGCGCCATCAGCTATTCAAGCACCGATTAACCAAATAAAGCCTAAAGCACTTTCTGAAGAAGAAATTAATCAACAAATAAATGATTTTGTACACAGCGCTTCGCTTGCCAAAGAAGCAGGTTACGATGGCGTTGAGATTATGGGTTCAGAAGGTTATTTCATTAACCAGTTTATTGCTAAGCGCACTAACCACCGTGACGATGGCTGGGGTGGCGAGTATGAGAACCGCACTCGATTAGCCGTTGAAATTGTTAACCAAGTACGTGAAGCGGTTGGTGAACACTTTATCATTATTTTCCGCTTATCTATGCTTGATTTGGTTGAGCAAGGGAGTTCATACGAAGAAGTTGTCTCACTTGGTACAGCAATTGAAAAAGCAGGCGCAACCATTATCAACACGGGCATTGGGTGGCATGAAGCGCGAATTCCGACCATTATCACAAAAGTGCCACGTGCAGCATTCACTTGGGTAACGGCAAAAATGCGTGAAGCACTTACAGTGCCGCTAGTTACCTCTAACCGTATTAATATGCCAGAAGTAGCAGAAGAGGTACTTGCTCGAGGTGACGCAGATATGATTTCAATGGCTCGCCCGTTTTTAGCAGATCCGCACCTTGTAAACAAAGCCCTTGCAGAAAAAAGTGACGAAATTAATACCTGTATAGGCTGTAACCAAGCTTGTTTAGATCATGTATTTGAAGGAAAGCTAACTAGTTGCTTAGTTAACCCATACGCTTGCCATGAAACTGAATTAACGCTTACGCAAGCAAGTCACTCTAAGCGCGTTGCGATAATTGGTGCAGGCCCTGCTGGCTTAGCAAGCGCGGTCACCGCGGCACAACGCGGACACAGTGTTACATTATTCGATAGTGCATCAGAGATAGGTGGACAATTTAATATTGCTAAACGCATACCGGGCAAAGAAGAATTCTACGAAACGCTTCGTTACTTTGCACGCCAGCTAGAAATTCATAACATTGACGTGAAACTGAACACCACAGTTAATGCCGACACGTTTAAAGATAATGAGTTTGATGAAGTCATCTACGCCACTGGTATTACTCCTCGTACACCTGAAATTGAAGGTGTTAACCATGAAAAAGTATTGTCGTACATTGATGTGATGAATGGCGCAACCGTAGGTAAAAAAGTGGCTGTGATTGGCGCTGGTGGTATCGGTTTTGATATATGTGAATATCTTGCCCATGAAGGGCAGTCAGCCAGCCAACACATTCCTACCTTTATGAACGAATGGGGTATTGATATGACCATGCAAGCGCGCGGTGGTGTAGAAGGTATGAAACCAACATTTAGCCGCAGTGCCCGTCAACTTTATCTACTACAGCGTAAAACCACTAAAGTAGGCGCAAACCTTGGTAAAACCTCAGGTTGGGCACATAAAGCAGGCTTATTAAAACGTGGTGTGCAGATGCTGGCAGGTTGTGAATATTTAAAAATTGATGACGCTGGATTACATGTGAACGTGAACGGGGAGTATCAGTTATTAGACGTTGATAACGTCATTATATGTGCTGGCCAAGAGCCAAATAGAACCTTAGCCGAACAAATTAATCACCCTTCAGGCCACTTAATTGGTGGTGCTGATGTTGCCTCTGAACTAGATGCAAAACGTGCGATTAAACAAGGTACAGAATTGGCGTTAGCTTTATAG